The window AGCTGTCGTTGGGGCAGCGGATGCGCGGGGACATCGCGGCGGCGCTGCTGCACGATCCGGACGTGCTGTACCTGGACGAGCCGACGATCGGGCTCGACGTGGTGAGCAAGGCCAAGGTGCGCGGGTTCCTGCGGCAGCTGAACGAGGAGCTGGGCACGACCATCCTGCTGACCACGCACGACCTCCAGGACATCGAGCAGCTCTGCGAACGGGTGATGGTCATCGACCACGGGCGGTTGATGTACGACGGCCCGCTGGGCGGGTTGCACACGTCGGTGGCCGGCGGGGCGGGCGAGCGGACGCTGGTGGTGGACCTGGAGCGGGAGGTCCCGCCGATCGAGGTGGTCGGGGCGCGGGTGGTGCGGGTGGACGGGCCCCGGCAGTGGCTGGCGTTCCCCGCGCAGGCGTCGGCGGCGCCGCTCGTGGCGGCGGTGGCGGCGCAGTACCCGCTGGTGGACCTGTCGGTGCGCGAGCCCGACATCGAGGACGTGATCGCACGGATGTACGCGGGACGGGGGTGAACTCGGGGTAAAGCCCGGGTGGGGCGGGCCCCTCGGGCCATACAACTCGCCGGGATCACTGCATAGGCTGGGCCACATGAGTGACGATCGGTCGGAGAGGCCGTTGCCGGAGCTGAGGGCGTCCGATGCCGACCGGGACCGGGTGGTGGAGCGTCTGCGGGACGCCGTCGCCGAGGGCCGGCTGGACATGGAGGAGTTCGAGGAGAGGCTGGAGGCGGCGTACACGTCCCGTACCTACGGCGAGTTGGAACCCCTGACGCGCGACCTTCCCGCCGTGCCGGGAGCCGCGGCCCCCCTGGCGACCGGGCAGCCCGCGCCCGCGGGCTCCAGTGTCGCGTGGCCCGCGCGGATCGGCGGCGCGGGCACCTCCGCCACGGCCGTCGCCGTGATGTCGGGGTTCCAGCGCAAGGGGCACTGGACGGTGCCCGCCCACTTCAACGCGGTGGCGTTCTGGGGCGGCGGCGAGCTGGACCTGCGGGAGGCGAACTTCGCCCAGCGCGAGGTGGTGATCACCTGCGTCGCCGTCATGGGCGGGATCCAGATCATCGTGCCGCCGGGCGTGGAGGTGGACGTTCGGGGCATCGGGGTGATGGGCGCCTTCGATCAGCGCCCGAGCTCCGAGCGGGCGGAACCGGGGGCTCCGCGGGTGGTCGTGAACGGCTTCGCCTTCTGGGGCGGCGTCGAGGTCAAGGTCAAGCCGCCGAAGACGCCCAAGCCGGCGCGCGGCGGGCGGCCCCGCAAGGAGCTCTAGACGGCCCAGGCCGTCCCTGTCTCCGGTCGGGGGCGTTCACCCGGATCGCCGACGGTCCTCCCTCGGGGGGATCGGTACGGCGCGCCGGGAACTCCTCGGACCTCCCGGGAGTCGGATGCTATGCAGACAAAACCGGCCACCGGGGGAAGGCAGGAGCACGTGGAAGACGTGGACAACCGCGACAGGGCGCGGGCCGGGGTCGCGGCCCCGGCCGCACCACCCGCCCGGGGCGGGTTCGTGTTCAACGCCGCGGACGAGGAGCGCCGGCGCGGCGTGCGCCGCATGAAGACCACCGCCACCGGCCTGCTGATCCTGGTGGCGGTGGTCTACGTGCTCGCCACATGGGCGGAGCACAGGGGCGCGGGCGCCTGGGCCGGGTACGTGGCGGCGGCGGCCGAGGCGGGCATGGTCGGCGCGCTCGCCGACTGGTTCGCGGTCACCGCGCTGTTCCGGCGACCGCTGGGCCTGCCCATCCCGCACACCGCGATCATCCCGACGAAGAAGGACCAGCTCGGCGTCTCCCTCGGGGAGTTCGTCGGCGAGAACTTCCTCTCCGCGGAAGTGGTGCGGGCCCGCCTCGGCGCGCTCGGGATCGGCGGCCGGCTCGGATCCTGGCTGGCGGAGCCCGCCCACGCCGACCGGGTCACGGCGGAGTTGGCCACCGCGCTGCGCGGGGCCCTGACCGTGCTGCGCGACGCCGACGTCCAGGCCGTCGTCGGCGAGGCGATCACCAGACGGGCCGAGAGCGCCGAGATCGCGCCCGGCATCGGCAAGATGCTGGAGCGGGTCGTCGCGGACGGCGGGCACCACCGCGGCGTCGACCTGATCTGCGTCAAGGCGCACGACTGGCTCGTACTGCACGGGGACTCGGTCATGGACGCGGTACAGGGCGGTGCCCCCGGCTGGACCCCCCGGTTCGTCGACCGCAAGATCGGCGACCGCGTGTACAAGGAACTGCTGCGCTTCGTCACCGAGATGCGGGACATGCCCGAGCACCCGGCACGGGGCGCCGTGGACCGGTTCCTGAAGGACTTCGCGGTCGACCTGCAATCGGACACCGACACCCGGGCACGGGTCGAGCGGCTCAAGAACGACGTCCTGTCCCGGGGCGAGGTGCAGGAGGTGATCGCCTCGGCCTGGACCGCGATCCGGTCGATGATCCTCTCGGCGGCCGAGGACGAGCAGAGCGAACTGCGCCTGCGGGTGCGGTCCTCGCTGATGTCCCTGGGCGCACGCCTGGCCACGGACGGCCGGCTCCAGGCCAAGCTGGAGGGCTGGATCGAGGGCGCGCTGGTGTACGTGGTCACCACCTACCGGACGGAGGTCACCTCGTTGATCACCGACACGGTGGCGGGATGGGACGCGGAGCACACCTCGCGGAAGATCGAGGCGCACATCGGCCGCGACCTCCAGTTCATCCGGATCAACGGCACGGTCGTGGGCGCGTTGGCGGGGCTGCTCATCTACTCGGCGTCCAAGGCCTTCGGAGCGTAGACCGTCCCTCGCGGACCTTGCCGGGGCCCGAGCCCGAGCCGGGGCCGGAGCCCGGGCCGGACCCGGGGCCGGGGCGAGGGCCCCGCGCCCCGGCGGGGCCCCGCGGGGGCGGCTCAGTCCCGGTCGGCCACGACCCAGGCGGCGGCCGCGACCACGCCCGCCGCGCCGAAGACGGCCGGCCAGGCGCCGACCTTCTTGGCGAGGGGGTGGGAGCCCGCGAAGCCGGCCACGTACAGCGCCCCGAGTCCGGCCGCGGCGGGCGCGCCGACCCGGCGGTGCCAGCCACGACCGGCGGCGATCCCGGCGGCGCCGAGGACGACCCCGCCCAGGGGGCGCTTCCCGGTCCACCGGGCCACGGCGTAGCCGCCCACCAGCCCGGCCGCCGCCACCAACGAGGTCGGTACCCGCTCCATGTGTCCCACTCCCTCTGCGCGTTCTGACGTAGTCGACCCGCACGGTCCGGCAGTCCGGCGGTCCGGCAGACCGGGGAACCATGCGTACGGTTGTCCGACGAGGCTAACGCGAGCGCCTGGCCATCCGACGGGCGCCCAGCGCCCCGCACACCATCGCGATCCCGCCGATCACCGAGTCCGGTACCGCGGCCTGCACCGAAGGCGGCAGCAACGCCACGCACCCGAGCACGAGGAGGAAGGCCAGGGCGCATCCGCCGGCCGCTCGCATCAGTCTGTCCACGGCTGGACAACGCGCCGTCCGGTTTCCCGACACGGAGACCGGGGAGGGGATTTGTCGCACACTCTCCTGATCCGCGTGATGCCCGTCCCGGCAACCCGAAGCGCATAAATTCGCTCTCCCAAGACAAACGGGAGATTCCCCACCACGGCCCCCGGGCCCCCGTGCCCGCGGGGACCCGCCACCCCACCGCCCCACCCTCGACATCAGGAGCCCGGACATCGTGATCTGCTACGGACAGGCCGTCCTCGACCTCGCGGACGAACTGGTCGACGCCTACGCCGACGTCTTCTCCGCCCCACCGTGGAACGAGGATGAAGAAACCATTCGCCTGTTCGCGGCCCGTCTCCCGGCCGACGCCCGGCGCCGTGGTTTCCGTACCGCCCTCGCCCAGTCCGCGACCGGCATCGACGGCTTCGCCACCGGCTGGCTCACCCCGAACACCTTCCCCAAGAACCGCGCGTACGCCCAGGTCGCCGCGCAGCTCGGACCGGCCCGGGTCAAGGAACTCCTCACCGGCGCGCTGGAGATAGACGAACTCGCCGTACGCCCCCACGCGCGCGGTCGCGGCACCGGCCGCGACCTGCTCACCGAGATCACCGCCGACGCCCCCGACCGGCGCGCCTGGCTGCTGACCTCCCGGCTCGCCCACGACACCGTGGCGACGTACCGGCGCCTGGGCTGGCACGAGGTCACCGCGCTCCCCGGCACCGAGACCGGCGTCGTCGTCTTCCTGGCCCCGGACCACCCGAATCGCTGATCCCGGCCCGGCCCGGGGGTAGGCCGCACCGCCACCGGGCAGGTCCGCGCCATGACCACCACGAAGCGGATCCACCCGACCCCACCGAGCCGTTCGAGCCGCGCGACCCCGCCGAGCCGTTCGAGCCGCGCGACCCCGCCGAGCCGCGCGACCGATGGCGCCGGCGCGTCCCGGCCCACCCGGTACCGGTACGACCTGGCCACCCGCCGGCAGCTCCTCGCCGCCGGCGTCCCCGCCGGGACGATCACCTCCCGGAGCCGGCCGGGCGGCCCCTGGCAGCGGCTGCTGCCCCGCGTCCACCTGCTCCAGACCGGCCCCCCGGACCGACGGCAACGCGCCCTCGCCGCCGTGATGTACGCCGCCGAGCCCACCGCCGACCCACTCACGGGAGACACGGCCGCCCTCACCGGCGGCGCCGCCCTCGCCCTGCTCGGTGTCCGCGACGCCCCGGACACCCCCGCCGACGTCCTGATCCGCGCCCCGCGCCGGGTCGCCGCCACCGGCGGGGTACGGCCGCTCGCCACCACCCGGTGGCCGCGCACCATCGCCGTGCACGGCGTTCCCGGCACCCGCCCGGTGCGCGCCGCCGCCGACTTCGCGGCCCGCGCCACGGACCCCGACCTCATCCGCTCCGTCCTGGCCCAGGTCGTCCAGGCCGGCTGGTGCCACCCGCAGGACCTGCACGCCGAACTCCGCTCCGCCCGCCTGCTGGCCCGCCCGGCCGTCCGGGCGGCCGCGTCGGAACTCCTGGTGGGCGTCCGCTCGGTCGCCGAGGCACGGGCCCGCGAGGCCCTGGCCGCCGCCGACCTCCCCACCCCCCTGTGGAACGCCCGCCTCCACACCCCCGAAGGTGCCTTCCTGGCCTCCCCGGACGCCTACTGGCCCGACGAGGGCGTGGCCCTGGAGATCGACTCGGTCGAGTACCACTTCACCCGCGACGCCTGGCACGCCACCCTCCGGCGCCGACTGCGCCTGGAGGCCCACGGCGTCCTGGTGGTCAGCGCGACCCCGTCGATGGTGCGCGACACCCCGGCGGAGGTCCTGGCGGCCCTGCGCGTCCTGCTCGCGCTCGGCGGCGGACCCTGCCCGACGCGACCGACGGTCGTGGCCCGGGGCCACGTCCAGTTGGAGCTGCCCGTGGCACCACAATGAAGGGGTGGAAGCCCTGGAGAGCACTCCCGACGTCCGCGCTCGCATGAGCCGGCAGAAGAGCAAGGACACCAAGATCGAGGTGGCCCTGCGGAAGACCCTGCACGCCTCGGGGCTGCGGTTCCGCGTCCACGGCCGCCCCGTGAAGGGGGTGCGCAGGGAGGCCGACATCGTCTTCGGTCCGGCACGGGTCGCGGTCTTCGTCGACGGCTGCTTCTGGCACGGCTGCCCGGAGCACGCGACCTGGCCCCGGCGCAACGCGGAGTTCTGGCGGGCGAAGATCGAGGGCAACCGGGCCCGGGACCGGGACACCGACGCGCGGCTCGCGGAGGCGGGCTGGCTGGCCGTCCGGGTGTGGGAACACGAGCCGCCGGCCGAGTCGGCGGTCCGGGTCGCCGAGGTGGTGGCGCGCCGGAGGGCGGAACGCGCCGCCCG of the Streptomyces sp. NBC_01426 genome contains:
- a CDS encoding ABC transporter ATP-binding protein, with amino-acid sequence MARDTLISLDGVEKVFDVRRRVSLMRREKRQVRAVDGISFEVARGEVVGYIGPNGAGKSTTIKMLTGILTPSAGRLRVAGIDPARERMRLAHRIGVVFGQRTTLWWDLPLKDSYGLMRRMYRIPAARFKENLERCVDRLDLAELLDVPVRQLSLGQRMRGDIAAALLHDPDVLYLDEPTIGLDVVSKAKVRGFLRQLNEELGTTILLTTHDLQDIEQLCERVMVIDHGRLMYDGPLGGLHTSVAGGAGERTLVVDLEREVPPIEVVGARVVRVDGPRQWLAFPAQASAAPLVAAVAAQYPLVDLSVREPDIEDVIARMYAGRG
- a CDS encoding DUF1707 SHOCT-like domain-containing protein — its product is MSDDRSERPLPELRASDADRDRVVERLRDAVAEGRLDMEEFEERLEAAYTSRTYGELEPLTRDLPAVPGAAAPLATGQPAPAGSSVAWPARIGGAGTSATAVAVMSGFQRKGHWTVPAHFNAVAFWGGGELDLREANFAQREVVITCVAVMGGIQIIVPPGVEVDVRGIGVMGAFDQRPSSERAEPGAPRVVVNGFAFWGGVEVKVKPPKTPKPARGGRPRKEL
- a CDS encoding DUF445 domain-containing protein; translated protein: MQTKPATGGRQEHVEDVDNRDRARAGVAAPAAPPARGGFVFNAADEERRRGVRRMKTTATGLLILVAVVYVLATWAEHRGAGAWAGYVAAAAEAGMVGALADWFAVTALFRRPLGLPIPHTAIIPTKKDQLGVSLGEFVGENFLSAEVVRARLGALGIGGRLGSWLAEPAHADRVTAELATALRGALTVLRDADVQAVVGEAITRRAESAEIAPGIGKMLERVVADGGHHRGVDLICVKAHDWLVLHGDSVMDAVQGGAPGWTPRFVDRKIGDRVYKELLRFVTEMRDMPEHPARGAVDRFLKDFAVDLQSDTDTRARVERLKNDVLSRGEVQEVIASAWTAIRSMILSAAEDEQSELRLRVRSSLMSLGARLATDGRLQAKLEGWIEGALVYVVTTYRTEVTSLITDTVAGWDAEHTSRKIEAHIGRDLQFIRINGTVVGALAGLLIYSASKAFGA
- a CDS encoding GNAT family N-acetyltransferase: MICYGQAVLDLADELVDAYADVFSAPPWNEDEETIRLFAARLPADARRRGFRTALAQSATGIDGFATGWLTPNTFPKNRAYAQVAAQLGPARVKELLTGALEIDELAVRPHARGRGTGRDLLTEITADAPDRRAWLLTSRLAHDTVATYRRLGWHEVTALPGTETGVVVFLAPDHPNR
- a CDS encoding very short patch repair endonuclease; amino-acid sequence: MEALESTPDVRARMSRQKSKDTKIEVALRKTLHASGLRFRVHGRPVKGVRREADIVFGPARVAVFVDGCFWHGCPEHATWPRRNAEFWRAKIEGNRARDRDTDARLAEAGWLAVRVWEHEPPAESAVRVAEVVARRRAERAARSAARTAARAAVARTAVCDARTAAGEGSSAAGDAPAAAGGVPAEDGGSPAG